A region from the Nocardioides coralli genome encodes:
- a CDS encoding LuxR C-terminal-related transcriptional regulator: protein MAAEVGDRTAYDAGRAALDARRWHEAADLLDAAAVEDPSGAVLEALGTACFWTDRPDTIAVRERAYNAYRAARDPYGAARVATALAWDHLTFRGEESVARGWLRLAARSLDGQPVSAEHGHLALWEADFALDGADLVTADEQATRAAAIGRTLEDNDIELLALAQQGLVRLLRGEVDAGMQLLEATAVAATAGEIADPAYAGYACCYLITACHEVRDVGRAGEWCAKLDEHCERAGFHALQQVCRTEYAGVLVEQGEWERAEQEMLTAVDVLADKRPPMVAGPLVRLGELRRRQGRMEEATELFARGEGHALSVLGLGAIALDEGRPDEAQHAAERYLRQHAPGDRIGRFRGLELLVHASAAAGDVSGAQAPLQELRETVATLRGGTMVAAAHHAEAAVLLAAGDRAGARRAAEDAVSHYERAGAAFGAGQAQALLQRATGETDVPASERLITPREADVLRLVAEGLSNAAIAERLHLSEHTVHRHVANVLTKLDVATRAAAVAKAAGHGLL, encoded by the coding sequence ATGGCAGCAGAGGTCGGTGACCGGACGGCGTACGACGCCGGGCGGGCGGCCCTCGACGCCCGACGCTGGCACGAGGCCGCCGACCTGCTCGACGCCGCCGCCGTCGAGGACCCGAGCGGAGCGGTGCTCGAGGCACTCGGCACGGCCTGCTTCTGGACCGACCGCCCCGACACCATCGCGGTCCGCGAACGCGCCTACAACGCCTACCGCGCCGCCCGCGACCCCTACGGCGCGGCGCGGGTGGCGACCGCCCTCGCCTGGGACCACCTCACCTTCCGCGGCGAGGAGTCGGTGGCCCGCGGGTGGCTCCGGCTGGCGGCCCGTTCGCTCGACGGCCAGCCGGTGTCGGCCGAGCACGGGCACCTGGCGCTGTGGGAGGCCGACTTCGCCCTGGACGGCGCTGACCTGGTCACGGCCGACGAGCAGGCGACGCGGGCCGCCGCGATCGGACGCACGCTCGAGGACAACGACATCGAGCTGCTGGCCCTCGCCCAGCAGGGACTGGTGCGGCTGCTGCGCGGGGAGGTCGACGCCGGGATGCAGCTCCTCGAGGCGACCGCGGTCGCCGCGACCGCCGGCGAGATCGCCGACCCGGCGTACGCCGGGTATGCCTGCTGCTACCTCATCACCGCCTGCCACGAGGTGCGCGACGTCGGCCGGGCGGGCGAGTGGTGCGCCAAGCTCGACGAGCACTGCGAGCGCGCCGGCTTCCACGCGCTGCAGCAGGTCTGCCGCACCGAGTACGCCGGTGTGCTCGTCGAGCAGGGGGAGTGGGAGCGCGCCGAGCAGGAGATGCTGACCGCCGTCGACGTCCTGGCCGACAAGCGTCCCCCGATGGTGGCCGGCCCGCTGGTCCGGCTGGGTGAGCTGCGCCGCCGGCAGGGCCGGATGGAGGAGGCGACCGAGCTCTTCGCCCGCGGCGAGGGACATGCGCTGTCGGTCCTGGGGCTGGGCGCGATCGCGCTCGACGAGGGGCGCCCCGACGAGGCGCAGCACGCCGCCGAGCGCTACCTGCGCCAGCACGCGCCGGGCGACCGGATCGGCCGGTTCCGGGGCCTCGAGCTGCTGGTGCACGCGAGCGCCGCCGCGGGTGACGTCTCCGGTGCCCAGGCACCGCTGCAGGAGCTGCGCGAGACCGTGGCGACGCTGCGCGGGGGCACCATGGTCGCGGCCGCCCACCACGCGGAGGCTGCGGTGCTGCTGGCGGCCGGCGACCGGGCCGGCGCCCGCCGGGCCGCCGAGGACGCCGTCTCCCACTACGAACGGGCCGGCGCCGCCTTCGGGGCCGGCCAGGCGCAGGCCCTGCTGCAGCGGGCGACGGGGGAGACCGACGTACCGGCCTCCGAGCGCCTGATCACCCCCCGGGAGGCCGACGTGCTGCGGCTGGTCGCGGAGGGGCTGAGCAACGCAGCGATCGCCGAACGGCTCCACCTCAGCGAGCACACCGTGCACCGCCACGTCGCCAACGTGCTGACCAAGCTCGACGTCGCGACCCGGGCCGCCGCGGTCGCCAAGGCCGCCGGCCACGGCCTGCTCTAG